AGCCAAAGGCTTCGGCCTCAAGCACATCGCCATGCCAACCGGCAACCTCGACCGGCACGACCTCGACGTTGAGCCGTTGGCGCAGGGCCGCCATCAATGCCCGGTTCCATCGCCCGCCGCCGGTGATAAACCAGCGTTCAACCGGCGAAGGAAAGTGACGTTCCCCGGCCATGGCAACGGTGGCGGCGGTAAAGGCCGTGAGAGTCGCCGCACCGTCCTCGGGTGAAAGGCCGGCCAGGGCGTCGATGGCGAACGCGTTGCGATCCAGAGATTTCGGAGGCCGCTGCCAAAAATAGGGATTCTGCATAAGCCGTTGCAGAATGGCGTCGTCCACCGTGCCGCGCATCGCCAGCCGACCGTCGCAGTCATACGGGTCCCCCGTCCTCAGCGTCATCCAGTCATTCAGCAACGCATTGCCTGGCCCGGTGTCAAATGCCAGCAGAGCGTTTCCGTCCCCGATCCAGGTCACGTTCGCAACGCCACCGAGATTCAAGACCGCCAGGGGACGCGCAAGAATTTCCGCACGCGCCAGATGATAGAGCGGCGCAAGCGGCGCCCCCTCGCCACCGGCGGCGATATCGGCCGAACGGAAATCGTTGACGACATCAATGCCCGTAAGCTTCGCCAGCAGCTTGCCGTCACCGATTTGCAGGGTTCGATGCTTTTTCGGTTCGTGCAATAGTGTCTGCCCGTGAAAACCGATAATGGCGATGTCCGAGGCCGCGCATGGCGATGCCGACAACGGCAATGCCGTCAGCAATTCCTGAACCGCCTCAGCATGCAGTTCCGTCAGTTCCCGAGAAATTTCTTCGTTTTCTCCCTTGCCGCCAAGCGCGCCGCGCAGCTTTTCGCGAAAGGCCGGGCTGTAAGGCTTCATGCAGGCGGGGCCGATTTTGGATACGCGCTCGCCATCCGTGTGGACCAGGGCGGCATCAATCCCGTCCAAAGACGTGCCGCTCATCAGCCCTAACGCCCAAACCGCTTTAAATTCTTCCATCTTCGAACCAATCTTTGTCCGTTCCATTGTCCGGCCTGCACCGATTGTGTTAAATCACAGCACGTCCGGCAAGGGTTGCCTGGGACAGACGCCGCCACGCGACTAGGAATCGAGAGCATCCGAATGGCAAAGGCCGATTACCAATCTGATTTTCTGACAACTGCGATCGAACGCACATTCGTCCATCAATGCACGAATCTGGAAGGACTCGACGCACTTCTTTCTACAAAAGCGCCGGCACCGGGCTATATCGGTTTCGACTGTACCGCCGACAGCCTGCACGTTGGCAGCCTTGTGCCGATCATGCTGCTCCGCTGGTTTCAGAAGATGGGACACAAGCCAATCGTCCTTCTTGGTGGTGGCACGTCAAAGGTCGGCGACCCCTCGGGCAAGGAGGAAAGCCGCCAATTGCTGAACGATGCGACCATCGCGAGCAACCGGGAAGGCATCCGCAAAATCTTCGAAAAATTCCTCACCTTCGGCAAGGGTGAGACGGACGCCATCTTCCTCGACAATGCCGAGTGGCTGGACGACCTTGGCTACATCACTTTCCTGCGGGACTATGGCCGCCATTTTTCCGTC
The nucleotide sequence above comes from Rhodospirillaceae bacterium. Encoded proteins:
- a CDS encoding anhydro-N-acetylmuramic acid kinase; protein product: MEEFKAVWALGLMSGTSLDGIDAALVHTDGERVSKIGPACMKPYSPAFREKLRGALGGKGENEEISRELTELHAEAVQELLTALPLSASPCAASDIAIIGFHGQTLLHEPKKHRTLQIGDGKLLAKLTGIDVVNDFRSADIAAGGEGAPLAPLYHLARAEILARPLAVLNLGGVANVTWIGDGNALLAFDTGPGNALLNDWMTLRTGDPYDCDGRLAMRGTVDDAILQRLMQNPYFWQRPPKSLDRNAFAIDALAGLSPEDGAATLTAFTAATVAMAGERHFPSPVERWFITGGGRWNRALMAALRQRLNVEVVPVEVAGWHGDVLEAEAFGFLAVRSLRGLPLSLPTTTGVHAPTPGGVLHRAEKAAEKA